In Acidobacteriota bacterium, a genomic segment contains:
- the ychF gene encoding redox-regulated ATPase YchF, translating to MLQAGIVGLPNVGKSTLFNALTAQEAALAANYPFATIEPNVGVVAVPDERLTVLEKLVGAQKVVPATVEFVDIAGLVRGASKGEGLGNQFLANIRETHAVIQVVRCFEDENIVHVEGSVDPIRDIETIQIELALADLASLEKRRDKAGRGAKSGDKDAKREIEIIEKIMPVLEEGKPVRSAPLSEDEREIVRKWFLLTSKPTIYAANVDEATLADPTSNPHVQKVIEHAKKENADVVPICAKLEAELVALDAADRADYLKDLGLASSGVDDLIKAAYHMLGLMSFLTAGEKEVRAWTIPIGTKAPQAAGEIHSDIERGFIRAEIIGYEDLVACGSRKAASEKGLARLEGKDYIMQEGDVVDFRFNV from the coding sequence ATGCTACAGGCCGGAATAGTTGGGCTGCCCAACGTAGGAAAATCAACGCTCTTTAACGCCCTTACCGCACAGGAAGCGGCGCTTGCCGCAAACTACCCTTTTGCGACCATCGAACCGAACGTCGGGGTCGTTGCCGTTCCGGATGAACGCCTCACCGTGCTCGAAAAGCTTGTCGGTGCCCAAAAGGTCGTCCCCGCCACGGTCGAGTTCGTCGATATCGCCGGGCTCGTCCGCGGTGCGTCAAAGGGCGAGGGCCTCGGCAATCAGTTCCTTGCGAATATCCGCGAAACGCACGCCGTGATCCAGGTCGTCCGCTGTTTTGAGGACGAGAATATCGTCCACGTCGAAGGCTCGGTTGACCCGATCCGCGATATTGAAACGATCCAGATAGAGCTCGCCCTTGCCGATCTCGCCTCGCTCGAAAAGCGACGCGACAAGGCAGGCCGCGGGGCTAAATCGGGCGATAAAGACGCTAAACGCGAGATCGAGATAATCGAGAAAATAATGCCGGTGCTTGAAGAAGGAAAGCCGGTGCGGTCCGCTCCGCTTTCCGAGGACGAACGCGAGATCGTGCGGAAATGGTTTCTGCTGACGAGTAAGCCGACCATCTACGCCGCCAACGTTGACGAGGCAACGCTCGCCGATCCGACAAGCAACCCGCACGTTCAAAAGGTGATCGAGCACGCGAAAAAAGAGAATGCAGACGTTGTCCCGATCTGTGCCAAGCTCGAGGCCGAGCTCGTCGCACTCGACGCGGCGGACCGTGCCGACTATCTTAAAGACCTCGGCCTGGCTTCTAGTGGCGTCGATGACCTCATTAAGGCCGCGTACCATATGCTCGGGCTGATGAGCTTCCTGACCGCCGGCGAAAAGGAAGTACGTGCATGGACCATCCCGATCGGCACAAAGGCTCCGCAGGCCGCCGGTGAGATCCATTCGGACATCGAACGCGGCTTCATCCGCGCCGAGATCATCGGCTACGAAGACCTCGTCGCCTGCGGCAGCCGCAAAGCCGCCAGCGAAAAAGGTCTCGCCCGGCTCGAAGGGAAAGACTACATAATGCAAGAAGGCGACGTGGTCGATTTCCGATTCAACGTTTAG
- a CDS encoding cation transporter: MGACCEMDCGLMPVAARQRRTLWLVLIINAVMFAVIVVAGFRSGSISLLADSVDNLGDALTYGLSLLAVGGTLAAKARVSLFKGSLILFAAVFVGAQIVYRLLDPNVPIFEMMAGFAVLGLAANSLCLLLLWRHRNEDINMSSVWECSRNDIASNFSVIVAAFAVWFFGSGIPDLIVASILFIILVRSAFRVVGSSLGELRNASTGSVQ; this comes from the coding sequence ATGGGAGCTTGCTGCGAAATGGATTGCGGGCTAATGCCTGTGGCTGCACGCCAGCGCCGAACGCTTTGGTTGGTATTGATCATCAATGCCGTGATGTTCGCTGTGATCGTCGTAGCCGGATTTCGTTCGGGTTCAATATCCCTGCTTGCAGACAGTGTTGATAACCTCGGCGACGCGCTCACTTACGGACTCAGCCTATTGGCGGTTGGCGGAACGCTGGCGGCAAAGGCGAGAGTTTCTCTTTTTAAGGGTTCGCTGATCTTATTTGCCGCCGTTTTCGTAGGAGCTCAGATAGTTTACCGCCTTCTCGATCCAAACGTGCCGATCTTTGAAATGATGGCCGGGTTTGCCGTTTTAGGACTCGCAGCAAATTCCCTATGCCTTTTGCTTCTCTGGCGGCACCGTAATGAAGACATAAATATGAGCTCGGTCTGGGAATGTTCGCGAAATGATATCGCTTCAAACTTTTCAGTCATTGTGGCAGCGTTTGCGGTCTGGTTTTTTGGCTCCGGTATTCCCGATCTCATTGTGGCTTCGATTCTCTTTATCATACTTGTCCGCTCGGCATTCCGCGTTGTCGGTTCCTCACTGGGCGAGTTGAGAAATGCTTCCACCGGAAGCGTTCAATAA
- a CDS encoding TonB-dependent receptor, with protein sequence MKNHDTGEPIADAKITIKGSGILAATDSSGCAVVSNVSAGEQTIVIESLGYTPVELSLSFPLSDTSERIIELELTNELAEVTIESTRSGRTIEAEPTRVEAIDEEEIEEKINMRPANVSMVLNESTGIKVQQTSATSATQSIRIQGLDGRYTQMLKDGFPSFGGFAGSQSLLEIPPLDLRQVEIIKGPAATFYGEGAIAGVVNFISKSPGEEAESTLLLNQTSALGSDASLFTTRKLGRFGYTFLGQFNYQNEYDVDDDGFSDLPRTYSFAISPRAFFYLDEKTQLTIGNSTTYQNRKGGDMSVIRGNIGPQNIYFEKNVSVRNVTTANFTRELAKGRRFVAKQSIAFFDRDLKTPGYNFAGTQLNSYTDIAFFAPVKNHALVFGFTAAFDRFDEANALPDAAERDELRASFGGFVQDTVDITDRLSIEAGLRVDGTRDHGAFVLPRVSVLYRFTENLTSRIGFGLGYKTPTIFTEDSETLLFRGVLPIEDGLKAERSRGGTFDLNYRATIADSIGLSLNQMFFYTLITDPLVLEERPMGGFAYANADSSVISRGFETNLRADYNIAKLFIGYTYTDAKAGYLPGNRILPLTPKSKINSSLIFEEHDSFKAGIEAHFTGRQTLSDRTSARSYTVVGIFGEKIFKNYSLFINAENITDVRQSRYSQVVFPPFTAPTFAEVYTHLEGRVFNGGIKIRF encoded by the coding sequence GTGAAGAATCACGACACGGGCGAGCCGATAGCTGATGCTAAGATCACGATAAAAGGCTCTGGGATTCTTGCAGCTACCGATTCCAGCGGCTGTGCTGTAGTCTCAAATGTTTCGGCTGGCGAGCAAACCATCGTAATTGAATCGCTCGGTTACACCCCTGTTGAGCTATCCCTTTCGTTCCCTCTTTCCGATACATCCGAACGCATTATTGAGCTTGAACTCACCAACGAGCTTGCAGAGGTAACGATCGAATCAACCCGCTCCGGTCGGACGATCGAGGCCGAACCGACGCGCGTTGAAGCGATCGATGAAGAAGAGATCGAAGAAAAGATCAACATGCGGCCGGCAAATGTCTCGATGGTGCTGAATGAAAGCACCGGGATAAAGGTCCAGCAGACCTCGGCCACATCCGCAACGCAGAGCATTCGCATTCAGGGCCTTGACGGGCGTTACACACAGATGTTGAAGGACGGATTCCCGTCATTCGGCGGCTTTGCCGGGAGCCAATCGCTGCTCGAGATACCGCCGCTGGACCTGAGGCAGGTGGAGATAATCAAGGGCCCGGCGGCAACCTTCTACGGCGAAGGAGCGATCGCCGGGGTCGTTAACTTCATCAGCAAATCGCCCGGCGAGGAGGCTGAGTCAACGCTCCTGCTTAACCAGACATCCGCACTCGGTTCCGACGCTTCGCTTTTCACGACCCGAAAACTCGGGCGGTTTGGCTACACATTTCTGGGGCAGTTCAATTATCAGAATGAGTATGACGTAGATGACGATGGCTTCAGCGATCTGCCGCGAACATACTCTTTTGCGATTTCGCCGCGTGCGTTCTTCTATCTCGATGAGAAAACGCAGTTGACGATAGGAAATTCGACCACCTACCAGAACCGAAAGGGCGGCGATATGAGTGTCATCCGAGGAAATATCGGCCCGCAGAACATCTATTTTGAGAAGAATGTCTCAGTTCGGAATGTCACGACCGCGAACTTTACTCGAGAACTAGCCAAAGGACGCCGTTTCGTCGCAAAACAGAGCATCGCTTTTTTCGATCGAGATCTGAAAACGCCGGGCTACAACTTTGCCGGCACGCAGTTGAATTCCTACACGGACATCGCCTTCTTTGCGCCGGTCAAAAACCACGCACTCGTCTTCGGTTTTACGGCCGCTTTTGACCGATTCGATGAGGCGAACGCCCTGCCGGACGCGGCCGAGCGCGATGAGCTACGAGCTTCCTTCGGTGGATTTGTCCAGGACACGGTGGACATCACCGACCGCCTTTCGATCGAGGCCGGACTTCGCGTTGACGGCACTCGTGATCATGGTGCCTTCGTATTGCCTCGCGTCTCTGTGCTTTATCGGTTCACGGAGAATTTGACGAGCCGCATCGGATTCGGTCTCGGGTATAAGACCCCGACCATCTTCACGGAAGATTCTGAAACGCTCCTTTTCCGCGGCGTGCTGCCGATCGAGGATGGGCTGAAAGCAGAGCGTAGCCGTGGCGGGACGTTTGATCTGAATTATCGAGCTACCATTGCAGACAGTATCGGGCTCTCGCTCAACCAAATGTTCTTCTACACGCTGATCACCGACCCGCTCGTACTCGAAGAGCGGCCAATGGGAGGTTTTGCCTACGCGAATGCTGACAGCTCGGTGATCAGCCGGGGCTTTGAGACGAACCTGCGAGCCGATTACAACATCGCAAAGCTCTTCATTGGTTATACCTACACCGACGCGAAAGCCGGTTATCTTCCGGGCAATCGCATCCTGCCGCTTACGCCGAAGAGCAAGATCAATTCTTCCCTTATCTTCGAGGAACACGACAGCTTCAAGGCCGGCATCGAGGCCCACTTTACGGGACGTCAGACGCTCTCGGACCGCACATCAGCCCGCTCCTACACAGTTGTCGGTATATTCGGCGAGAAGATCTTCAAGAACTATAGCCTCTTCATCAACGCCGAGAACATCACCGATGTAAGGCAAAGCCGCTACAGCCAGGTCGTCTTTCCGCCCTTCACTGCTCCGACCTTCGCGGAGGTCTATACGCACCTTGAGGGTCGCGTCTTTAACGGCGGTATCAAGATCAGG